A window from Plasmodium cynomolgi strain B DNA, chromosome 7, whole genome shotgun sequence encodes these proteins:
- a CDS encoding hypothetical protein (putative) codes for MIDKIKNLNDEESLWFVTGYAKNLFSVNSYYHIIGFEHIKEMDLKTLARLNRVPPLDNLLPGDGTRMGNYLVAAAYRVDKRVVFYKNGHISGSSERIPTARPTTRPTAGSTAEPRVNQNYILCSYIYFIFYVYDKEKKKFYICTSDMNDECSLYEMNELDKEDLYHFLYNYVSSKKDLTNVHVVSLIKKNRAAKRATADDMSTEELLNVHNYTNKFNSYLKRLFNLCHNSDILLENRMNRKYEHPNITFIFGNTNFLFKNKTYLEWLKNFFLKNDQQKNLLELIFKDNKGYKFYVQNDVTDRSSYVLRCTKISKKKFDMVCKKLRTIYEYKSCNAKGKEGEEAEDPFFVYAKILFDSYANDLANNEKKKNFRGEDNYAHRSVYINIGSNDYFVGGEDISFSTADEGLLFTITKNFLDSLVSCIHV; via the exons ATGATtgataagataaaaaatttaaatgatgAGGAGAGTCTTTGGTTTGTCACTGGGTATGCCAAAAATCTGTTCAGTGTTAATTCGTATTATCACATTATCGGTTTTGAGCACATAAAAGAGATGGACTTGAAGACACTGGCTCGTTTGAATAGGGTTCCTCCTTTGGACAATTTGCTGCCCGGGGATGGCACGCGGATGGGCAACTATTTGGTGGCCGCCGCCTACAGAGTAGACAAGCGCGTGgtgttttacaaaaatgggca CATTTCTGGAAGCTCCGAAAGAATTCCCACCGCAAGACCCACCACAAGACCCACCGCAGGATCCACCGCCGAACCCCGCGTGAACCAGAACTACATCCTCTGCTCCtacatatatttcatattctACGTGTACGataaggaaaagaaaaaattttacatatgcaCAAGCGACATGAACGATGAGTGCTCCCTTTACGAAATGAACGAACTGGACAAAGAAGACCTGTACCATTTTCTGTACAATTACGTGTCAAGCAAAAAGGACCTAACAAATGTGCATGTCGTCTCTTTGATTAAGAAGAACAGAGCGGCTAAACGCGCAACAGCAGATGATATGTCCACAGAGGAACTTTTAAATGTGCACaattatacaaataaatttaattcgTATTTGAAAAGGCTATTCAACTTGTGCCACAACTCAGATATCCTGCTGGAAAATAGAATGAacagaaaatatgaacatcCAAACATTACGTTTATTTTTGGAAAcactaattttttatttaaaaataaaacctaCTTGGaatggttaaaaaatttttttcttaaaaatgatCAACAGAAAAATCTGCTCGAACTTATTTTTAAGGATAACAAGGGGTACAAGTTTTACGTCCAGAATGACGTCACGGATAGATCATCCTACGTGCTCAGGTGCAccaaaattagcaaaaaaaaattcgacatggtatgcaaaaaattgcgcacaatttatgaatataaaagTTGTaatgcaaaggggaaggaaggggaagaagcggaggatcctttttttgtctacgcgaaaattttatttgatagTTATGCGAATGATTTGGccaataatgaaaaaaagaaaaatttccgTGGGGAGGATAATTACGCCCACAGGAGTGTTTACATAAACATCGGCTCAAACGATTATTTTGTAGGCGGAGAAGACATCTCATTTAGCACCGCTGACGAAGGTCTGTTATTCACCATAACAAAGAATTTTCTGGACAGCTTAGTTTCCTGCATACATGTGTGA
- a CDS encoding hypothetical protein (putative), protein MSTANGEECKLLHSSPSKKKDLSNDTCAAKEKEASKRKQSFNDFELEIEDDIITHLSSRICNKNVTHKIIKINNLIDDQMYDFIANGRTSEISESNDESDAHEGVERAHLNLRNGYAGCENGDESSSNTLSHGHPERKAISSSEDVPMYEVNKDAQGKSKEKEEHLADGRTHFDRIKMMNLLGENTILYNSRDDQNNVLFLCYDEKSEQCDVCDRYRKNYMSNMHPSSCAHLRGGDATNGIATTNGIVTTNGTAAMNGTAAMNGTATTSGIATTNGIATTNGIATTNGIAAMNGTAAINGTAAMNGTAATNGTAAMNALSDYFFVLGSTSNSRKYILKQSSLDFLSVRIHIDEKKIGCRKSHDPLTLTSNIAVGKGLKLLNMIKTDSALHKKIVDLSKGKKVVLLVGDEVIYCNNKIYEKPKNEKEASNFLKSYNNNKCYSYSSITLIELETEKIITGIDESIVNIHDMDDTVVKKILDDSSIYFCAGALKIENTHMHKYIKVIKGNIDSIFGLSLNLLFHLVNFL, encoded by the exons ATGAGCACGGCGAATGGCGAGGAATGCAAACTGCTGCACAGTTCCCCCAGCAAAAAGAAGGACCTAAGCAATGACACATGCGCAGCTAAGGAGAAAGAAGcaagcaaaagaaaacagTCATTCAACGACTTCGAACTCGAAATTGAGGATGACATTATCACCCACTTGTCTTCTCGCATatgcaacaaaaatgttacacATAAAATAATCAAGATCAACAATTTAATAGATGACCAGATGTATGACTTCATCGCGAATGGTCGAACATCCGAGATAAGTGAATCGAACGATGAGAGTGATGCCCACGAAGGTGTTGAGAGAGCACACTTAAATTTACGTAATGGTTATGCGGGTTGTGAAAATGGGGATGAATCTTCCAGCAACACCCTTTCGCATGGTCACCCCGAAAGGAAGGCCATTTCATCATCTGAGGACGTGCCCATGTATGAGGTTAACAAAGACGCGCAAGGAAAGAGCAAAGAGAAAG AAGAACACCTTGCGGATGGGCGCACCCACTTTGacagaataaaaatgatgaacttGCTAGGCGAGAACACAATTCTGTACAACAGCCGGGATGATCAGAACAACGTACTCTTTCTGTGCTACGATGAAAAGAGCGAACAGTGCGATGTGTGCGATAGATACAGGAAAAATTACATGTCCAATATGCATCCGTCCAGTTGCGCCcacctgcgggggggagacGCGACGAACGGGATTGCCACGACCAACGGGATTGTCACGACCAACGGGACAGCCGCGATGAACGGGACAGCCGCGATGAACGGGACTGCCACGACGAGCGGGATTGCCACGACGAACGGGATTGCCACGACGAACGGGATTGCCACGACGAACGGGATTGCCGCGATGAACGGGACTGCCGCGATAAACGGGACTGCCGCGATGAACGGGACTGCCGCGACCAACGGGACTGCCGCGATGAACGCACTGAGCGACTACTTCTTCGTGCTGGGGTCAACTTCCAACTCGAGGAAATACATACTGAAGCAGAGCAGCCTCGACTTCCTCTCAGTGCGCATACACAtcgatgagaaaaaaatcggaTGCAGGAAAAGCCACGACCCACTCACCCTAACGTCCAACATAGCAGTGGGAAAGGGATTGAAGCTACTAAATATGATTAAGACAGACAGTgcattacacaaaaaaattgtagatCTGAgtaaaggtaaaaaagtTGTGCTGTTGGTGGGAGATGAAGTCATATACTGCAATAACAAAATCTAcgaaaaaccaaaaaatgaaaaggaagcatCGAACTTCCTCAAGTCctacaacaacaacaaatgCTATAGTTACAGTAGCATCACCTTAATCGAAttagaaacagaaaaaattatcacagGAATTGATGAATCTATTGTTAACATACACGACATGGACGATAcagtggtgaaaaaaatacttgATGATTCTTCGATATACTTCTGTGCAGGGGCAttgaaaattgaaaatacTCACATGCACAAGTATATAAAAGTTATCAAAGGGAACATTGACAGCATCTTCGGTTTGTCACTAAATCTACTTTTCCACCTTGTGAACTTTCTGTGA
- a CDS encoding arginase (putative), translated as MKQQTPTVSPSKMIECIENYLKTFKEKENMYVKKKVSIIGSPLSAGQPLGGVHLACDNLRMLGLHKVIEALGWSYEDVGNIDTGGSGGSVSSSGSTVDKDIVWGRTDEQTEMNGTLNTHNRSYAHTEKYHYGMEKMNGDTKLNHCCNGKDNANWENHSDINDHGGGGYMTKMCVQNNYYNNIKNVEIIGKFGEKLFRTMSKELRKKNFVLNIGGDHSVAFPSILSSLQFYRDLRVIWIDAHGDINIPETSPSGNYHGMALAHTIGLFKNKVPCFEWSENLTYLKPENVAIIGIRDIDMYEKIILKKCNINYYTIFDIEKNGIYNTICTALNLLDPHENCPIHVSLDIDSVDSFFAPGTGTIAKGGLNYREINLLMKVLADTRRIVSMDLVEYNPSLDENDKMVHSDSLPISEYATKTGKLCLELIARVLGNDIV; from the exons atgaagcagCAGACACCAACTG TATCCCCCAGCAAAATGATTGAATGTATCgagaattatttaaaaacgtttaaggagaaggaaaacatgtatgtgaaaaaaaaagtgtccaTAATTGGGTCCCCCTTGTCGGCGGGACAGCCCTTGGGAGGAGTGCACCTGGCTTGTGACAATTTAAGGATGCTCGGTTTGCACAAGGTGATAGAGGCCTTGGGTTGGAGTTACGAAGACGTTGGAAATATTGATACTGGTggaagtggaggaagtgTTAGCAGCAGTGGAAGTACTGTAGACAAGGATATCGTCTGGGGGAGGACTGACGAACAGACCGAAATGAACGGAACGCTAAACACGCACAACAGGAGCTATGCACACACGGAGAAGTACCATTacggaatggaaaaaatgaacggaGACACAAAATTAAACCACTGCTGCAATGGAAAAGATAATGCCAATTGGGAAAATCATAGTGACATTAATGACcacggggggggaggatACATGACCAAAATGTGCGTACAAAATAACTactataataatataaaaaatgttgaaattATTGGAAAATTtggtgaaaaattatttcgcaCAATGAGTAAAGaattgaggaagaaaaattttgtattaaacATTGGAGGTGACCACAGCGTTGCATTTCCAAGCATTCTGAGCTCTTTGCAATTTTACCGAGATTTAAGAGTCATATGGATAGATGCCCATGGAGACATTAACATCCCGGAGACCTCTCCTTCAGGAAATTATCATGGCATGGCATTAGCTCACACCATAGGGCTctttaaaaacaaagtgcCATGCTTCGAATGGTCTGAAAATCTCACATATTTAAAACCAGAAAATGTGGCTATCATTGGAATACGAGATATCGatatgtatgaaaaaattatcttaaaaaaatgtaacattaattattatacaatCTTtgacattgaaaaaaatggcatataCAATACCATCTGTACAGCTCTTAACCTGCTAGATCCCCATGAAAATTGCCCCATACACGTTTCTCTCGACATAGATAGTGTCGATAGTTTTTTTGCCCCAGGAACTGGAACCATTGCCAAGGGGGGCCTAAATTATagagaaattaatttattaatgaaaGTCCTGGCAGACACAAGGCGCATCGTTTCAATGGATTTAGTAGAATATAACCCATCTCTCgacgaaaatgataaaatggtTCACAGCGATTCCTTACCCATTTCTGAGTATGCCACAAAAACGGGCAAGCTTTGTCTGGAGCTTATTGCCAGGGTTCTCGGCAACGACATCGTCTAG
- a CDS encoding hypothetical protein (putative) has protein sequence MKRENKNSSNTSMSILKKSSTSKAGGLKANAKFRDTYKEKWSAKSAKDNGITSRKSSVNLMKVGASGKVNEEENGVGLKKKIDDDKKKMEKNGDNGKYNPGKEKSYNKVYDEKKNVEDEKGEGSAELSGEEEKGKEILNDGEQKDSREISLTRRLSKFSQAAANEGVSPEIGNVAVGNGQAGKEAVEGEDEAAAENEDAEEGEYPLSHNFGDELMERYQQNGSRGEEEDALKNGERHESGSDDTNWEISYDADAASSVSAVASVASVASVASVAALEEGQPDKGKHKDEDVAHERKSIYKNILKKLNMEKNEELESSHIIILGNKDVGKSSLVKSLQEISLQGDKNDEEVLYQNGGGVLPLDYACLSVKNLEENKKANEVKGSSHVWILQHSSYVSSLIKNLKKFKDIKKVVILICTDLYKPYDIMSDINQWIDVLYVIFEHLHSDYNIEVLRELKENLQSYVYNYKRDALERKNQERKCQFGVNPRNGTIVGDSQPLMEDLTGEGQVKLHTSSANSEGNTFNIERDGLIKINMSFPILFVICKSDGYEILNNRTYQGYIDVIIAYLRNLAVNYQAAIIFCNTANKKEVKNVKLLYRYIMHRIYNFPFSDNAILDDYERVFVPSGYDDEGLINQSIQNTFVQNFNKPYDSIIVKPITNKSIVEHSHNIVADIYFNDFLANLAPQVESNGASGADEDGDDNNGDGAENTCDGTRDGTRHGTRQDARDNNVNCTDAGGGKIKIDVTLNGGTAAINNGSNNQNGATKGRSKSPSAPSITPQTLDKKKNVNLQ, from the exons ATGAAgcgagaaaataaaaactcttCAAACACATCAATGagcattttgaaaaaaagcagcacaAGTAAGGCGGGGGGGTTAAAGGCCAATGCGAAATTTAGGGACACCTATAAAGAGAAATGGAGTGCAAAGAGCGCAAAGGACAATGGCATCACCTCCAGAAAGAGCAGCGTCAATCTTATGAAGGTTGGAGCAAGTGGGAAAGttaatgaagaagaaaatggagtgggattaaaaaagaaaatcgacgatgacaagaaaaaaatggaaaaaaatggtgacaATGGGAAGTATAACccggggaaggaaaaaagctACAACAAGgtatatgatgaaaaaaaaaatgttgaggATGAGAAAGGGGAGGGCAGTGCTGAACTTAGtggagaggaggaaaagggtAAAGAGATACTTAACGACGGAGAACAAAAGGACAGTAGGGAAATTAGCTTAACAAGGCGCTTATCGAAATTTAGCCAAGCAGCGGCGAATGAGGGAGTATCCCCAGAAATTGGCAACGTGGCGGTTGGAAATGGACAAGCTGGGAAGGAAGCGGTCGAAGGAGAGGATGAAGCTGCAGCGGAAAATGAAGACGCAGAAGAAGGTGAGTATCCGTTGAGCCATAACTTTGGGGACGAACTGATGGAGCGATACCAACAGAATGGCAgcaggggggaagaggaggatgCACTTAAAAACGGGGAAAGACACGAAAGTGGCAGCGACGACACGAATTGGGAAATCTCATACGATGCCGATGCGGCTTCTTCCGTTTCTGCGGTTGCTTCCGTAGCTTCGGTTGCTTCGGTTGCTTCCGTAGCTGCTCTAGAGGAGGGCCAACCGGACAAAGGGAAGCACAAAGACGAGGATGTGGCGCACGAGAGAAAAAGCATATACAAAAACAtcctaaaaaaattaaacatggAGAAAAACGAAGAGCTAGAGAGTAGCCATATCATAATCCTCGGCAATAAGGACGTGGGGAAATCCTCCTTAGTGAAATCGCTACAAGAAATTTCACTGCAAGGAGATAAAAACGATGAAGAAGTGCTATACCAAAATGGGGGTGGAGTTCTTCCACTAGATTACGCATGTttaagtgtaaaaaatttagaagaaaataaaaaagcaaatgaaGTGAAAGGGAGTAGCCACGTGTGGATCCTGCAGCACTCCTCATATGTGAGCtcgttaattaaaaatttaaaaaaatttaaggacATCAAAAAGGTAGTCATTTTGATATGCACAGATTTGTACAAGCCTTACGACATCATGTCTGACATAAATCAATGGATCGATGTGTTGTATGTGATATTTGAGCATCTGCATTCTGACTACAATATAGAGGTGCTCCGTGAGCTGAAGGAGAACTTGCAGAGTTATGTGTACAACTATAAAAGAGACGCATTGGAGAGGAAAAACCAGGAGAGAAAATGCCAATTTGGAGTGAACCCACGAAATGGCACCATTGTGGGGGACTCACAACCCCTTATGGAAGACTTAACCGGTGAGGGCCAAGTCAAACTACACACAAGCAGCGCCAACAGTGAGGGAAACACATTCAACATAGAACGAGACGGACTCATCAAAATTAATATGTCATTCCCAATACTCTTTGTCATCTGCAAATCGGACGGGTacgaaattttaaacaaTCGAACATACCAAGGATATATCGATGTCATTATTGCCTACCTGAGAAACCTAGCGGTGAATTACCAGGCAGCTATTATTTTCTGCAACACAGCCAATAAGaaggaagtgaaaaatgtgaagctcCTGTACAGGTACATAATGCATCGTATTTACAACTTCCCCTTTAGTGATAACGCCATTTTGGATGACTACGAAAGGGTGTTTGTGCCATCAGGCTATGATGACGAGGGCTTAATAAACCAGTCCATACAGAATACCTTcgtgcaaaattttaataagcCCTATGACTCCATTATTGTGAAGCCCATAACAAATAAAAGCATAGTGGAGCATAGCCATAATATTGTGGCTGATATTTATTTCAACGATTTTTTGGCGAACTTAGCCCCACAGGTGGAGTCGAACGGGGCGAGCGGGGCCGATGAGGATGGCGATGATAATAATGGCGACGGTGCCGAGAACACTTGTGATGGCACTCGTGATGGAACTCGCCACGGCACTCGCCAGGACGCTCGAGATAACAATGTTAATTGCACTGACGCCGGGgggggcaaaataaaaatcgatGTTACCCTGAACGGAGGGACCGCCGCTATAAACAACGGAAGCAACAACCAGAATGGAGCAA CGAAGGGTAGGTCCAAGTCGCCCAGCGCGCCCAGCATAACGCCGCAGACGCTagacaagaagaaaaacgtgAACCTACAGTGA
- a CDS encoding hypothetical protein (putative), protein MGNKISTEDHIFRLKLKTKELEKLSNRSELEEKKLVTDVKKAIQAGKIDIARLYAEKCIRKKNEKINYLNLSNKLDVLVSRLEGAHRSASLVKDVSMMIPLIQKINTETNAFKIGNDVMKLENIFDEISISSDLINDTVQTSSAINAPTEEVDELISKIADEHAIKLDGQLGPVNSINKVKQNFRSFVKGKARGA, encoded by the exons ATGGGTAACAAAATTTCCACGGAGGATCACATCTTTcgattaaaattaaaaacgaagGAACTA gaaaaattatcaaacaGGTCAGAAttagaagagaaaaaactcGTAACCGATGTCAAAAAGGCCATACAGGCAGGGAAGATCGACATAGCAAG GCTCtatgcagaaaaatgcataagaaaaaaaaacgaaaaaattaactacCTCAATTTGAGTAACAAATTGGATGTCCTTGTGTCCAGGCTCGAGGGGGCCCACAGAAGCGCGTCG CTAGTTAAAGACGTAAGCATGATGATCCCGCTGATACAGAAGATAAACACCGAGACCAACGCCTTCAAAATTGGGAATGACGTGATGAAGCTGGAAAACATTTTTGACGAAATT AGCATCAGCTCGGACCTCATAAACGACACTGTTCAAACGTCCTCTGCGATCAACGCCCCCACGGAGGAG GTTGACGAATTGATCTCCAAAATAGCAGATGAGCATGCCATAAAGCTAGATGGACAGCTGGGCCCCGTAAATTCGATTAATAaggtaaaacaaaattttaggTCAtttgtaaaaggaaaagcaagaGGGGCATAA